The genomic interval tattattctattttattcatattatctaCGAAAATAAAAGTTCACTTtctattttattcaatttaatctctccattttttattcaaatttttcccTTCACTTTTGGAATTGCATATTGagttgaaaattttaagaatttgaaATCGAAAATATGGAGGGTAAATTAGTCTTTTTATCTATATTTCTAGttaatatttttgtgtaaattataaccgttatatcatattttttaataataaaaatattaaaacttaggtatttaatttttattatttataattttataagtaaacggatttaaaattttaaaatcggTGGTGggagttttttttaatttaaaaagaaaataaaaacctcGAAGCGATAATGCATGGATCAAATGGCAGACACGTGGCGGCAGGAGAGGAAGGTAGCATCTGCATCTGGTGCAACGCTACGCGTACTTATACTTCTCGACTAAATCATTTCCAATGATGAATAACGCCCACTCATTGCCATTGTTCACGGACGAAATGACAATACCACCCTTTGTTGCTGAACAGTTCATAGAGTTTTATTACGGTGTGGTGATGGGCACAGAAGGCTCCGCAGCATGCCAACTCATCCGTCATCATGATCGCCTTCTCCACGCATTTTataaactaaaattattttgaaaaaaaatataaaaataatacacgcgttaaaataagataaaataaatgtatattatttaaaaaaaaaaaaaaaaaatcttactaCTTAATTTCTGTCCCTGAGTAATGATTGGTagtactaaaaataaaaataattatttaaatattattgtgaAAATAAATGGTGAGGTGGGGGCGTCTGAAAGTCAATGGTACTTGGACGCGTCTCAAAATCTTTCCAATTTGGGTTGGGTTACGTTTGATGCATATAGGAAGGCGTAATAACTTATAGaaataaatagcatttaattaaacgtgacctgaaaattttaatattatcaaaatgtgttttgaattttgaaatttgtagCATTTTATTGGGCATTCGATTATTTCAGTTGGTTGCCTGTCAACTAGTTTAGTAATTGGATGGAACTTATCAAATTTAAAGGTAAGGAAAccaaattgaatttaaattttaagaaatttggCTTAATCAAATGGGtggaaattaatcaaaataattgaatttttaaatagttGAATTTTGAGGAAGGTTATGAATTGTAAATTGACGAGGTGATGAGGAAATAATTCAgggagaaataaattattttcctatTCACATCAAATACCCCATAAATTTAATAGACGACTCATTTGCTCAATCTCTCACCGAGACACCCCCTAGACCTTATTGAAATCCTCATTTGAACTAATatatatctctatatatatatatatcaatgctAAAAAAGTGATGTTAGTTAAGAGAGCTAAGTACTCCaataagtaaaaaagaaagaaactaatTGTGGAGCAACAAATTGACGTTAAGCGCAACAAACAACATGAACGGTCTGATTCTCGAAAAATTCCAGCTCAGTTTATTTCTCTCAACACACCTCGAGCTTAGATCCTTATAGTCATCAAGGATAAAGACTACTTGAAGAGATTGAAATCGATGAAAGCTTCCTCCAATCGAAGGAACAAGGACAAGTATTGTTTGTTCCATCATGATTACGGACATGATAAAAGAGTAATGCCACCAACTaaaagaagaaattcaagaGCTCATCAATAGAGGTTTTCTCGACAAGTTTGTGGTAAAGAAGATAGTTGCAAGGGAGACCATCGCCAAAGAAGCCCTAGTATTCTCACACATAAACGATCTAAAGGCGATGCCATACTAGAACTCTGCCTTGGAAAGAGGAAAAGCAACACGATAAAAAGACTAGCCAACACTTAATTTTCCACACCCTTGTAATTAGGACATTGCTAAGCAAAAAAGTGAGAGCTAGCTCTAGTTTTGGCTAAACCTCAAGTACTAAGAGGTCCCTTAGAGTTGAGACTATCtcattttcaaatgaaaacctACCAAGCCACACAAATCACAATAATCCCTTAGTTATCACGATAAAATTGGGAAAGTGGGAGCTCAAGAGAATCCTCGTTAACTTGGATAACTCTTCCAAGATTATTTTTTGGAGAGCTTTTTTGGGTATGTGATACAACATGGAGGTTCCTCATATTGGTTTTAATGGAGAGAGAGTTTATTTGGATGGATTAATCTACCTCCCATGGAATGTTGAGAAAGGTTCTCAAACCTTCCAGGTCACACGTTAGATGTTTTAATAGCAAAAGTTCCCTCAACTTATATCATGATCTTTGAGAGATTCGAACTTAATGCTTTGTAGGCCATTTCAAGTACTTACCACACGAAGATGAAGTTTCCAATGCCCAATGGTGTCAACAAGGTTAAGGGTAATTTAAAGTTAGCTTAAGAGTGCTATGTGGCTTCTCTTAGTATTGTCGCAAGCATttactaaaaactaaaaaaaaaaagaaaaagattgagCCTAAACAAAAAGAGAATCCCTAATTAGGGAAGACTGCCAATCCCCCTCTAGCATGGTTAACTTCTTCTTGGAGGGACTAGAAAAGTTGAAGATCATCGAGCATGTGGATGAGCCAGTGGAGGTGTCCTTGAAAAAAGAGCACACCTTGTCGATTTGGAGATTGAGTTGTTGCCTAGTTGCACCACCACGCCTTGCTGAGCTAAGGACTTAGTTATTGTTGAGTTGCTGCCCTCCCCCATTGAGGTCATATTCTCCAAGCTACCAAATTGGGCATTTTCAAACCAAGATGCCTTTTTGCCTTCATCAAGCTGCTAAGCTATTTTGCTGCAAATCACTTTTCCAAAAGCCTTTCATCACTTCACACTTAGGACCTCTAGGCTACATAATCTTCCTATTTACAAGGTTTAAGAGGAGtaggaaatgaaaaattaaaaaaaaacactattCTCTTTAGCAAAGCAATCATCCACACCTTCATTAATAATTGTCATTAATAAATAActctcaaaaaattaaaaaaagatcaactcaattatttttcaaaatgaccaAGTTGCTCAGCTCAAGAAATGAGGAGCAAGTGATGAAAGAATTATTCAGAGGGATAAATTACTTCACTACTTCTATGGGCCCACCAATCACTATGTGCCATGTGTGCCAAAGAAAGCCAATCTGAAGTGGTCTGTGTCCCCTCAATTCGGCTTGGCCTAGCTTCAAATCCATTGCTAATATGGAACATTAAGGCAAACTCAGTTTATGAATTGGGTTAATCGAGAGTTTCTCTAGCAACCCcagttaataaaaaatttctctaTTATCTCGAAAATCTCTCTAACCATTCAAGAATCTTAGTCCTAAAAACCAAACTACACTCTAGATATCACTCAatgtcatctataaatagaaataaactCTTAAAGATGTAAACACATTAACAGaaatatattctatattttcttatctttacCTTGTTGATTTGAGCGTCAGAGTTCTCCCAAAGAATAAAAGTCTCACTCATGCAAGTACTTGATTTGAGGCAATGCCTAGATGACTGATCCAGCATTATCACAAATATTGTTATtgacattaatattttattgtagttaaataacctaaaatatagcagtaattattaaaaaaatcacatattttgattaattcaattcatttatgaaaaaaagttaatttgattttgaaaccTGATTTTAACCAAATAAGGTTCATTCTTGATAATTTATGTTACTAATAaacattttgttttaattaagtaatgcactAACGAATTTTTTCAGGATGATATATGACTTTTTTAGTCACTTCAATTATTATTGAGAAGTTACATGAAAATGTATGACTCGTTggatgtataataattataatggAAGTTTAAaggtaaaataatattataatatatttcaaaGCTTGGGATGCGAATTGATAACATTCTAAGATAACAAGAATATACGTTTTGTATTTTTGCCAAAAATATGATATTCTTTAGGTTTATAGTCATTTTaagtagtattttttatttttaagaaaagataACAACTCCAAATCTTAGTATTATAGTTTTGATTGCTATTAACATAAAATACTTTTACTTCTCCGACCCCTCATTCTTATGCTAAAGAGCAACCAATGACAACAATAActtattctctttttctttttctcaaaaagAAAATGCTATTAGTATATCAGTGTGTATATTTTGGCTTACACAATAATATATCAATGTCTATAATACCCTCATTCAAGGTGGTGAGACGCAATGAGATGAggggtatttatgttatttatgtgTCTTATGTAACTCGATGtgtacataaataatatataaatagtatgACCCTTCTCAAAATTCCATCTTATCAATGATGGTGTCGATAGGATTTCCCTACTACAATGTGTTGTAACGATTGGGAAATCCTATTGACGCCAACATTTGGAAGTTAATTATCTTAATTCGACACATATGATTAGAATAAGACAGAATAAATAGAaatgagatgaaaaaaataataagtcttTTACATTTGTGCTCTAAGCTATAACATTCTTTTCTCTCGAATAATCaattcacaaaataattttctccttGTTAAGTTTATGCTCCAAAACACAAATAGCTCAAATACGAGGTAACCTTAATTTTTACCTTCTTAAATAACGAAAGACTAAACTAACTTTTTACGAGTTCTTCACTCACGATAATAGAAAGGTAAGGGAGCCTCATTCTTTAACGTTTGTCTTGCATTTTTTTGTATGTCTATCCTTGTTCGTTCTCAATTTTGCTTTTTTTTATAGACATTTGTTACTCTCATTTTTGTTTAGTAACAAATATTcattaacattaaaaattttcataagtGGTACCTCAACCCCGTCGCCCACATTTACCCTGACACCACCAAGCTCCGCCACTTTTTCCGTCAATCAACCACCAACTCCGGTGGTCCGATGCTTCAAATAGTGTTGGTCAGATGGGCCACCAAACACTAGGGTTGATTTTATTCTCTAAATTGTTCTAAAAACAACTATCAcattattattgttagaatAATTATACTAAGTAGATCATTAGTCCTTCATGAGTCGTGACTATTTTATGCTCCTAAGAAAGTGTTGCCCTGACTTAGTAAATTCACGACAACCTTTAGGGTCAAcagtaacaataaaaataaaaaaaataaaaaaaacattcagATTTCATGGCACCATCAGATTGATTGAATGCTTGATGTCATCAAACTTTCCCCCAAATCTTCTTTAACGCTAGATCTTTGTGGGCCATTGATCCTATTGCGTTTATTGATGCCAACTCGTAAACATCCATGCTTCACAAAATtactttcatttcttctttattaACAGAGTATCAAAGGTTCATTGATTTAGTCATTGTGATATTTTGAGTTTACTCAATGCAGTCTCAAATGAGAGTATTTAcgaatttttgttattaaaaccaaaaaaaaaccacgcaaaatttatatttttgtcttgtaatttcttgttttctttcatatgtcaatttaaatttttcgttgttttgattacactattgaacttaatttttgagtcaatttaatttttatactttgattttatttttgtataggaattcaaatttttcgttattttgattacatccatgaatttatattttcgagttaatttaatCTCTGTACTTTCatgtgtaataaaaaaataaaataagataacaaaGTATACGTCACTCCTTGTTTATGTCAAAGTACGagagttaaattgattcgaaaatatatatttaagagtgtaatcgaaataatgaaaaatttgaattgttgtataaaaaaagattaaagtataagtattaaattaactcaaaaatataaatctagaAGTGTAGTCGAAACAATGAAAAGTTCAAGttagtatataaaaaaaataaaaatataagtattaaattgattcaaaaatataaatttaagaatataattaaaataaaaaaaattgattggttatataaaaaaatataaaagtataaaaatataaatataaatctgaCGGCAGTCGAGGATTGTAAATGGACAATTTTACCCTTTAATGTGAAAAGGGTAAATGAATTACGCTAATTTGGGTGAGGAAATATGGAGGGCAAAATGGGGATTGAAGGGCTTCCAATATCTGAAGTAAGTGACGACAGGAGGCAGAGCTGGACAACAAGAAACCCTAACTTGGGTTGAAACATGCTGTCATATCTCTTCAATCTAGGTCAGGCCATTGCATGTATGTATGCGCATACAAACATGCATGCATGCCACATCATTCGGTCACCGTGGCATGCACATACGTCTCTCCATGTGCGTGCCGGTCCGCGTGACAAGCACGTGCTGACGGAAACGCGCCGTCACCTAACGCCCGTTTAAAGCGAAATCAGCCGCTACGCTGACAGTTGGACCCTGTTGAAAAGAAGATTCTCTCTTctgcataatatatatgtttttgagGTCCGGTTGGATGGGTCTCGGGTCTACCGTATTATACTGTGCCACCCACGTGTCCAGGTGTGCTGCCGTTGACGCGAAGGATTATTTTTGGGGCAGTGATCTCACCCGTTGGAATAGCGTTAAAGCCTAGCTCGCGATGCGGGGGAGAGATGTTGCTGAGTTGTTTATTGATTTAAATAGGGAGGAAGTGTTATCCTGTAATGAGGAGCATGATATTAACGGAGGTCCCCTGATGATTTGATAGCTTCATgcaaaaattcaattcaaatatcaAGGGTCAGCTTGCATAGAAAGCTAGAAACTATTAACGTAATTgtgatattataataatattaattaatgcaataataatacaatttaataaaaccatattttattttagtattttgaatCCAACATccagtagtagtagtagtagtagtaccTGTAGTAGGGTCCATCATATCGTCATTCAAACCATGCTGAAACTGAAAGGTTTCTAAGTGTCTTCCCTAACCCCATTCATTCCTCCATATGCTTCGTCTTTGCAAAGAGTTGGTCAACTTTGCCAATGAACCTTCTTCGTTTGAATTCTTTCTGTCCCCACCAGAAATTGCTAATCGCACTTTTGATTTCTTTGCACAAAGTGCTGGAAGATATGGAAGAAGTAGGAGGTTATGGCTTTTATTTAAGCACCTATGGACCCTTCTGCCATTGACAGGGTCTTCTCTGTCCTGGAGCTGGAGGAAGCTAAAAATACTTTTCTATTATCTCTTTTGAAATTAACAtcttctaaaattaattatctggAAATAATTTTCAAAGGTAATTTACCAAAAAcattatcttattattattattattattatttgcttCAAGTCCAAAAATCTGTGCAATAatataagaaaagacaaaattaggaacaaaattatttatactaAAATTCGAGTGATATGAATAcgtgaaaaaaaatagagattaatAGATGCAATTTTGtcaaagaataaataaatgtgtaaaaagaaaaatgaaagaaattcatgaaaaatcctttagacATGAcatgatatataataaatataaaaaagattaacatttcttcttcttgtaaatttaaaactaattttagaaAGCGTTTGCCAATATGAAAAACGGTGGTTAAATTGTAGAAAATACTAGGGAGCTTGATAAAATTCTATTCCAGTGATCTTTTCAACTTTTAGGGGAGAGGATTAGGTTTAATGTCCAATCATCAATCAACTCATCTTTCAGAATGCCATAAATCTATGTTTTACCCAGGCACAATCCAtgtgaaaaatgaaagaagTCCAGGTGTTCTCTAAGCTAAGTGGGACCAGTTTTTCCCGGGAACCAAACAGGGCATCAGAGAGCAAGTCTAGCAAACATGTTAGCCCGAAAAGGGGTATACCCCTAGCAAGTAGCCCACGAGGAAAATATTCAGAAGATTTCAACTGGGCTTTCTGGAAGAcaattttaagtatttattgGTCTCTTCGTTTTAGCCTACTTTCCTAACTCTGTGAGATTAAGACTTGTGATGATAACGATGTTTTTAACGTGCACACTAGAACTTATTGAAGCGACAGAGGAAATAGTACAGGTGATTATAGTTATGTTAAGAGTGCATGTGCTATGTTCAATGGGTTTGTTTGCTTTAATTGAATTCTGTCCAGCAATAATTGACACAGCCTAAAcacatccatccatccatccatccatccttGGGATGTAAACAAGTGTTGTTCAAGTTAGCACAGACTGTTTCTTATCCCTTCTGTTAATTTCTATCCACGAGGCCTCTGAAAACTGctaataaatttcatttaagtTGTATGAAGAGCAGAGGGGAACTACCTCATTTACCAGCTACAGCTCCTGCTCCTCCATGTTTCAGAAAACTGGCTTCTGTGCAGGAGAAAACTGGCATTGCTGCTCCCGGGAATTATTGAACACTTCCAAGCAAGAAAACACAGGATACTATCAATCAGATGGTAGCATAAATTAATAGGGCAGATGCAGAGCCTGAAGCAATCCCCAAAATCTCCTTGGCATTATCCTTAATGGGTCTTCAACCTTCACAACTGAAGGAGTCGATTTGCTAGTTTTCCCATGAATGGATTGCATTCGAACAGCTGGCAGGGTGAGGGCTGTCATGTAGTAGCAGCAGAAAAACTTGTAAACCAACTATGCCCGGTTGTCTTTTGAAATCCTTTATCCAACATGACCATCCTCATCCTTTCAGCTTTCTCCCAGCTATCTGAAGCGGcataaatatttgataatagCACATAATGTGAATCATGGCTGTACTCCGGGTCAGAATCTCTTGCAACTTGCTTCACCACCTGATCTGCCATATCAGTGTCTGAGTGAATCCGGCATGCTCCAAGTAGAGCTCCCCAAACTGTGTCGTTCGCTTTCACTGGCATCCTCTTTATCAAATCATAAGCTTCTTTCAATCTCCCTGCCCGCCCCAGAAGGTCAATTATGCATCCATAATGCTTAATGCTGGCTTTCAAGccatatttctccatttttgagaaaatttcaaGACCTTTTTCAACGAATCCCCTGTGTGCACAGGCTGATAGAACCGATAGGAATGTTATCCCATTGGGCTTCTCATTTGAAGCCTCCATTCTGCGCAAAAATTCAAGAGCTTCATTGCACTGCCCATGAATAGCTAAACCTGAGATCATAGCATTCCAACAGGCATCATTCCTCTCGGTcatcctttcaaaaatcaattttgcaCTCCTTAGATCACCACATTTAGCATACATGTCAACCAACCCATTAAGAACAAATTGGTTAATTTTAACACCCTTGTTAACGATCATTTGGTGGATCTCTTTCCCAGTATCCAGCAACCCAATTTGCCCACAGGCAGATAAAACACTTGTTATAGTAACTTCATCTGGTTCAAACCCCTCGGCTTGCATCTTTTTAAATACATCCAGGGCTTCCTCACAACACCCGTTTTGAGCTAGCCCAGTAATCAATGAATTCCAGTTCACCAAATTCCTCTCTGGAATCCTATTGAAAATGGCCATGGCAGCCTGAACATCCCCTTTTTTGCAATACCCAGAAATCAAGGAAGACCAAACAAAGTAATTCCTCTCTGGCATTTGCTCAAAAACTTCATTTGCAGCTTCCATGTCCCCATTCCTAGCATACCCATCAACCATCACAGTCCAAGTCACCACAGTCCTCAACTCCACTGGAACCTGTAGGCAGATAAACCAAGCATGGGCCCCAGATATTAGCTATCTTAGTTATTGATAAACCTGTAACAGTGAATCCATTATTTTAGTAGATTTAGGATAGCAAATTAGCAATCATTATTCAGTAGCGACAACATAAAAGTATAGTGAACATTTGATTTCTGTGaacaatataaatattagaGAGATTATGGATTTTAGCGTGTAGAGAGTAGAGGGAGTGATgttttagtaataaaatagcTTCTTCCCCGTATAATttgttgtgtgtgtatttaaGTTTTGGGTCCTACAGAACCTGATCAAAAAATTTCCTTGCAATATCAGCGTCTCCTCTCCTGGCAAAACCTTCAATCATTTCAATCCATGTAACTGCAGACCGTGTCGACATGTGCTTGAACAAAAACAAAGCCAAACTAATGTCGCCGCTCTTCAAGCATCCTCCTATCATCGCATTCCACGTAACAACATTCCTCTCAGGCATATTGTCAAACACCTTGCGGGAATCAAAAACTCGACCGCATTTCGCGTACATATCAATCAACGAAGTACCCACCATTACATCAGACTCCATCCCCATCTTGACAGACTCCGCGTGCAAGGCCTTGCCATGGTTGAGCATGGCAAGGGAAGAACAGGCTTTGAGAAGCAACGGAAGAACACCCGAAAGATTAATTCCTGGGTGCCGGATACGGGTATAGATTACAAGGACGTCTCTGTATGCCCTCCGAGAGATGCATTTTCTTATGTGGCGACACCAATTTGATGGAGCTGGCAAGCTCTGCGCGGCGCAGGGTTCAGAGCTCAGGCTGATGGTCTCTCTGTTTGAGGGGATCTGCTTCTGGTGGTGTTGGGGTTGGGTTTGGGTTGTCAAGTCCTGTAAGTTTTGGGACAGTCTTCTATTCATCTCAGCATCATTTGGGTCTGTCCCAGGGAATTCGAGCCCGTCTAAACAATGTCTAGACTTTAGAGGCATAATTTGTCCCGACCCGAATCTATCCGAACtgtttttcaaacataattttaaGTCCATATTCCCTGAATGGATCGAATTTGTTGAATATGGTGTCATACAGTATATTATCAAACTCACTTGTAAAAATCTTTTTATGTTATATGGAAAGGTAATGCAGAAGATCATATGCTCATCTTGGTTTGAGTGCAAATATATGCTCATCTTTTTATGTCATATGCTCATCTTGGTTTAAGTCCAATGCCTTTTTGAGTGTTTATTTGTAAGCATTTGGAATCTTCCGGGCCCTTGTTTAGAGGCTTGATCAGTCTTGATAGGGTGGTGTTTCCTTGGCAATGTTAAACGGTAGGATTTAGTTTGTTTTTAAGGGTCGCCCACCTGTCCTATTACCTTTAAGTGTGAGtatttaaaattgttttctatataaaaaatatttaacctTTTCTTTTGTGTGACTTATAGTTAATTTGCATGATAGTTTACAAGACAGACCTTTATATGCTATTCTTATTTGTcaaaaagtataatttaaaagaCATGGTACTACTGGTTATGTTGAAGTTTGTTATTTAATGTTATTCTCTTACAATGAAACATTGtacttaaaattttagtttattgataaattgatatatgaataattaaaatacagaaAACTCCATGATGACCCAATTTGATTGCTACCATGTAACTGTAACTATCTCGCGGTGCTCGTGACCAGTGGCAATGGAGCAGAAATTGCTCCAGTTGTTGCAGAAGTGCAAAGCGATGAAGGAATTGAAGCGAGCCCACCTCCAGATCCTCGTAAATGGCCTCCAAGATAGCTGCTTTATTCTTCCGAGCCTCATCAGGGTCTCTCAGAGGTTATCTCTCTTGATTATGCAGTTCTTGTTTTGCGCAATTCATGTGCTCCCAATGTTTTTGCGTACAACACAATGATCAAATGCTTAATAGGGAAGAACCGCAACGAGGCGTTGCGTACTTATAATCGAATGAGGGCGTCGTTGGTACCGCCTAACAGCTTCACGTTCACTTGTCTTGTAAGATGTTGTTTGGCTGAGTCTTTAGACGATGTCAGTACGGTGCACGGCCAAATTTTGAAGCTGGGTTTTGAGTCAAACGTTTTCGTTCAAAATAACCTTTTGGATTCGTATGCCAAGTGTGGTGGAGCTTTGGATTTAGCGTGCCAGCTGTTTGACGAAATGCCTGAAAGAGATGTGGTTTCATGGAACACTATGATTGGAGCTTACATGGAAAAGGGCAAGATAGAATCCGCAATTGGGTTGTTTGAGTCTATGCCAGAAAGGAACATTGTTTCATGGAATTCTGTCATTTCTGGGCTTTGCAAGGCTGACAGTATGGACCTAGCTCATTCTGTGTTCGAGCGAATGCCTCAGAGAAATGAATCTTCCTGGAATTCCATGTTATCTGGATATATCAGGGTGGGTGATTTGAAGACTGCACAGTCTATTTTCAGTCAGATGTCTCAGAAAACTGTGGTTTCTTGGACCGCCATGATTTCAGGATATACGAAGATTGGAGATCTTGAATCAGCAAGGAGAGCCTTTGATCAGATGCCAGCCAAAAATGTGGTCTCATGGAATGCTATGATTTCAGGTTATGTTCATAGTCATTTGTTTGAAGAGGCTCTTTCCTTATTTCATGATATGTTGATCAATGGCGAGTGTAAACCTGATCATGCTACATTGGTCAGTGTACTATCTGCTTGTGCACATTTGGGGTCTCTTGAACATGGAAAGTGGATTGATTCCtatatcaagaaaaataaatttgacttGTCAAATCTGTTAGGCAATGCTTTGATAGACGTGTTTGCTAAATGTGGAGATGTAAAATATGCAAGAGCTGTCTTTGATCAGATGCATAAAAGATGTATTATTACATGGACTATAATGGTTTCGGGACTAGCTGTTAATGGGCAGTGTAGAGAAGCATTATCACTCTTTGATAGGATGTGTTCAGAAGGAATGAAACCAGATGATGTTATCTTTATAGCTGTACTGTCAGCTTGCAATCATGGCGGTCTAGTGGAAGAGGGTAAAAAAGTATTTGATCAGATGATCTGTGACTTCAGTATTAAGCCCCGAATAGAGCATTATGGCTGCATGGTTGATCTGCTTGGTCGAGCAGGTAAACTAGAAGAAGCAATCAAATTTGTTGAAAGCATGCATTTGGAGCCTAATGCAATTATTTGGGCAACTCTACTTGGTGCTTGTAAGATTCACAGAAATGGGACTCTGTTGGAGTCTCTGACAAAGAAGATTCTGGATCAAGAGCCTTCAAATCCTAGCTATCTAACACTGATTACAAATTTGAGCTCGTCAGTTGGACAATGGGAAGATGCCTTGAACTTTCGGGTGGCAATGAGACACCAGAATGTGGAAAAACTACCTGGTTGTAGCTCAATCCAGATAGGCAATACAGTCCACGAGTTTCTTGCTAAAGATATGAGGCATTGGCAAAGGAAGGAAATCTATGGGATTTTAGATAATCTAAATGGACATTTGAAGGCAGTATGTGAAATGCAGTGAGGATACTCCAACAGCCTGATGTGCACTTTGTATGACCCTTACTTTGCTAATGGGGTTCTTCTATTTAAGTCGATGACAGGGAAATAGCACACATTTGTGCTATATTGTGAAAGCAGTAAGTATAACAATTCATGGTTATATATActtaagaaaagataaaatatgatacaaaaAGTGTCTAACTTGTTGTAGAAAATGATACAAAACCCTTG from Diospyros lotus cultivar Yz01 chromosome 8, ASM1463336v1, whole genome shotgun sequence carries:
- the LOC127807147 gene encoding pentatricopeptide repeat-containing protein At3g21470 — its product is MSIYLHSNQDEHMIFCITFPYNIKRFLQVSLIIYCMTPYSTNSIHSGNMDLKLCLKNSSDRFGSGQIMPLKSRHCLDGLEFPGTDPNDAEMNRRLSQNLQDLTTQTQPQHHQKQIPSNRETISLSSEPCAAQSLPAPSNWCRHIRKCISRRAYRDVLVIYTRIRHPGINLSGVLPLLLKACSSLAMLNHGKALHAESVKMGMESDVMVGTSLIDMYAKCGRVFDSRKVFDNMPERNVVTWNAMIGGCLKSGDISLALFLFKHMSTRSAVTWIEMIEGFARRGDADIARKFFDQVPVELRTVVTWTVMVDGYARNGDMEAANEVFEQMPERNYFVWSSLISGYCKKGDVQAAMAIFNRIPERNLVNWNSLITGLAQNGCCEEALDVFKKMQAEGFEPDEVTITSVLSACGQIGLLDTGKEIHQMIVNKGVKINQFVLNGLVDMYAKCGDLRSAKLIFERMTERNDACWNAMISGLAIHGQCNEALEFLRRMEASNEKPNGITFLSVLSACAHRGFVEKGLEIFSKMEKYGLKASIKHYGCIIDLLGRAGRLKEAYDLIKRMPVKANDTVWGALLGACRIHSDTDMADQVVKQVARDSDPEYSHDSHYVLLSNIYAASDSWEKAERMRMVMLDKGFQKTTGHSWFTSFSAATT